The genomic window ATTTGTCATCTGGCCTGGATCATTGAGTATGATGTGTTTAAATTGGAtttattgttgataatcCCACAACATGTTATAGCATTAGCGACTTTGAAATTGGCCACTGAATTATATGGCCAAGATTTGGAGATTTGGAACAAATTGGAAACATTTACTAATTTGCAAGTGGAGAAGTTATCTTTTAAACAGGCTTATTTcgatattttaaatttttatattaataCCTTTGATCTTTGTGATTTGAAGGACAATTTACCCACCGACGTTCCACCGATAAgcattaatgaatttatggctttgaagaaaagagcAGGCTCCGAGGTAGGATTGGAAGATATAACTAACAATACATCCAAGTTCCAACAGGAGATAGTGGATGCGGATCCCTACTTGAATATTAACcaaaatgaattcaaaatgGCTAGAGAGAAAAGATATGTCCTATCTCAAGACTTAATTGAACAGGAAGtgatttcattgaaaaaatgaTGGGTCGAGCTGAGGTAGAATAAAGTAAGGCCACCCATGTAACGTTATAACCATACCTATATTTGTTTTAGATATAGACTACATAAAAGCATATAGAAAATACAGCATAAGTGCACATAACTTTAGATGAAAACATATTACTTCTTTActtttttctatataaaatatatgcAACATCATCTATCAAACTGCATCATTCTATTCATGATATTGAGAGTCCAATAAGTACCTATATCTATTTGCTCTTAAGGGATCAACTTCAATTAACTTTGCAAGCCATTCCTTGGATTTCAAAACGTCATCACTCTTTTTAATACCACGTTTACATTGCAAGTTTTCTATAAGAATTAAAACCTTTAAGCACCATGGATTTTCCTTCCCAGAAAAGTCtttgtcatcatcattaatcATAACAATGTTGGTCTGTAAGTCATTTAACATCTTGGTATATTCCTTTAATTCTAAAGTCTTAAAAACATTGTCATATTCAATGAACCAACAAATATAGTCCCATACAGCTTGGTCGTCTGCACCTGTAAACATTGCATTTGTAATATaatctaattcatctttaagGAGGTCTAGCTTATTAGCAATTTCATCATGATCAAACATCATACTGATTAATTGAACCCTTTGATGCCAtgctgaaaaattagatatATTCTGGTTAATCTTCTCCGTCGTATATTGAAACTCTTGATGATTTAAACTCTTGTTTCCTAGCCTTTccatattttgaataacGATACGTCTATAATGCCAACCATGATAATTTCTACTATCGAGTTCTAGCATTTGattaacaataaataattccTTCTGCCATATCTTGATCGAGGAATCAACATGATGACTCAAAACCCAAACCCTATGATTCCAAATCCAGTACACTTTGGGGAATCGTTTCAATGTCTTCATAgtgaatttcaattcattatccCAAAACTCGGAATCCAATTCATTTcgaatattatcaataatatctcTTCTAAAATTCCATGCTGTATTGAATTCAGGATTGATCTCTAACAATTCGGTAGTggatttcaatgattttaaaTCATACACTTGTGATTCCTTCAACGTTAAAACCTTATCGACTAGTTTTCTGTaatctttgatttttttcacaTCATTTAATCTCTTACGATTTAATGCTTCTTTACTccattgttttcttttagTACCATGCTACATATCCACTCATTATAATTGTTATGAAAAGATTCGTTAGTCTATTGAAAATACAAATTAAATTCTTACTTTTGAAAGAACGGATTAGAAACATACCATTTTTATGAGAGGTGTTCCTTTTGAGCAGGTTTCTTAACGTCCTCTTAGCAGTTGTGCCTTATATATTACTCCTCTTTTAATGATCTTTGCCATTTAGGTTACGTTAAAGTCAGATATCTTACAGTATACTTTATCCTAAAAACGCGAAACACGAAGAAAGAAGCTTTGATGTCaacaagaattgaaaacatATATAGATGTATATACAACTTCAAAGAACCAGAAAAAATAGTATGTACGGTGATAGTGAGTAAAATATTATGTACAATtaactatatatatatatatagcaTTCGTTATCGACTCCAAAAAATGAAAGCCATCTACAAATAATCTGACTTTCTTCAGGCATACTGATCAAAAGTGAGGCCTTTTCTAGTGGTTCTTAATTCCTCTAGTAACTATGTGGCGGCTGAGCTTAGCACATGAATCCCTTAATAATGAgttcaaattttatttgattgaCGACGATGTCAGGTTAATATAGTATGCACTATAGGTGTGTAATATATACACAACTAAAGCGTTGACCAGTTGAATGCCTATGCAATGTCGTTTTGAATCTCATCTGTAAAAGGATACTCTTTATTGAATAACCATGAGCATGCATTGAAATGGTATATGATAACCGTCGTAACGATCCCAACGCACATATGATACACCTGCTCCGATCAATTTGGGTAATATTCAGACAGATGGGCCGGTCAATGtatgataatataattgaTATATTCTCAAACTAGTTTTTATGCGGCATCGTAagttcattattatttatgcTTGCCTTATGTCTCGCAATTCCAAGAAATCGTGCATGCCTTgggatgaagaaaattaagTCGAGTTCCATTGCAGATTGAACACACTCTATGCCTTTCTCAGTTTGAATGGCCTCAGTCAATGTGGAATTTGGAATCAAGATATATGCTCAGAAAGAGAAATCCGTTTATAACCCTCTGTTAAAAAACCGGGTAGTTGACATCAAGTCCTTGACACTTAATGGTTTCTTAGTTTCTTGGTCTTCTGAACCTCGAAAAGTTTCTGGTCTTCCTCGGTTAGACATTGCCGCTCTAGAGTTTGTCGTCTGTGGTGGTGATTTAATGTTTAAATCATTCCTTATAAAATTGACCCAATTAGGTTCATTAATTTGTAACAagtttctttcaaaatcaaataataatttcttattcCATTGgaatatgaaatatttattagtaGCATGATTCGTCTTCTCCTGTTTCTTCTCCTGGTCACCACGATTACCTTCTTCTGGCGCCACTTCTTCGACAAGTCCAAGATGGAATGAACTGAAGTAGTTCTTCCATAGGGGTAAATCCCATTCAACACCCTTTAAGACAAAACAATAAGcccaaataatatttctattattattaggaCAAAGTCTCCTATAAGTCTCGAAGTAATCATCAGGTGAATTCAATGGAGCCACTAATAATTTCacaaatgataataattgttCGACATTAACATCTACGtgattttcaaatcttttcCTCGATGTAGATATGGtcattgatgatgaggTCTTCACATCACTTCTATCATTAACTATACAATTCGATAATGAGTGTAAAGTGAATTTTAAAAGTTCAATgtctaataataattgttcTCCTATGGTAATAGTATGTTGAACATCATATTTCCTCTTTTTAATTACGTTTGTGTTCGTTATCAAGAATGGTGTTTGCGgttctaataatttaattatcCTAGTGATGAAATCATTTGCTATTAACTCAATGATTTTATCTAAGAAATTCCATTTATAAACGTCCCTGTTAAACAATGAGATGATGTATTCCAAAGTTGTTCGTTTCGTTTCATGATCATTATCATCCGTGTTGTCATCACGACTGTCTGGAGTAATTAATGTATCTCTTAACGTAGTCATGTATCGACTATAATCTTCCATTCTAACATGTATCCAATCTACGTTATTGAATTCTTTCCAAACAAAGGAAATGTCTTGAGCTATGACACGgtaaattaataaatttgtgGCTCTTGCTAACAAGTCATTGTAAGTATTTTTGgtcttttcaaaaacatGAGAAATTCGATCCGGTGAGGAACTGAATTCAGATAAtttatcttctaattgaCTTATGGTGGTTGAGACATAATCAGTagtattaattaataagaCTGTATATTTAGAGCATTCTAATTTATTTGGTATCTCTATATTATCTGGTAATATTAAGGGATTTAAAATCTTGATGGAGTATTCTGTTAGCCacttattaaaaaaaattgccAAAGTTAATAAAATACTGTTACTATTACCGTTCTTGTTATCATCTGTATTTTCGTTATTATTGCcttctaataattccaAAGTTTGTGATAAAATGGATCTATAAGTTCTGAAAAGATCAATACTTGATGGGACGATTAATGAGTCAGTGatagaagatgatatcTTGGGGCTACTTAAATAATTAATCATTTTATCCTTCATGATTTTATCTTGATGTGATACCCAGATTGATAAATATGGTTCAAAACAGCCActtaatttctttgattcatctttaaatttatttgagaatctaatatttatatatttttcaaaatctaaaGTGGATTGTAATGCGTTCATGAACAGATCAATTGAGTTTGACGCGTTTGcggaggaggaggaggaggaggaggcTGAGGTAGATTTATCATGCAATTCTCTTTTCAGTagaatt from Naumovozyma dairenensis CBS 421 chromosome 3, complete genome includes these protein-coding regions:
- the BET4 gene encoding Rab geranylgeranyltransferase BET4 (similar to Saccharomyces cerevisiae BET4 (YJL031C); ancestral locus Anc_5.243), whose protein sequence is MHGTKRKQWSKEALNRKRLNDVKKIKDYRKLVDKVLTLKESQVYDLKSLKSTTELLEINPEFNTAWNFRRDIIDNIRNELDSEFWDNELKFTMKTLKRFPKVYWIWNHRVWVLSHHVDSSIKIWQKELFIVNQMLELDSRNYHGWHYRRIVIQNMERLGNKSLNHQEFQYTTEKINQNISNFSAWHQRVQLISMMFDHDEIANKLDLLKDELDYITNAMFTGADDQAVWDYICWFIEYDNVFKTLELKEYTKMLNDLQTNIVMINDDDKDFSGKENPWCLKVLILIENLQCKRGIKKSDDVLKSKEWLAKLIEVDPLRANRYRYLLDSQYHE
- the VPS53 gene encoding Vps53p (similar to Saccharomyces cerevisiae VPS53 (YJL029C); ancestral locus Anc_5.245), which produces MISASLEYDPFEDITSLFSSKDSLNDIDVILERTRNYKLSLQKTITENNSKTKSQDGTENDPIIMEKVFKDFVETQTISARTEATISNLTQRISYLDNGKNNITKSLTIFQNLKTLVDSYCQCKLLIQSNSYIEMVSPYRIMCSLAENTFIPFKSVDEINRLLISISRLKNDTVEKIKSSYSTLFQGNFTSPVEINRLEGQLKNGASVLVDSDSNMRSKFIDWIIDKKLLYELTEIFQVDDEAGSLENLSRRFIYFKKILNNFNTNFNNSFPDDWKIPSKLTLHFLNLTARDLKILLKRELHDKSTSASSSSSSSANASNSIDLFMNALQSTLDFEKYINIRFSNKFKDESKKLSGCFEPYLSIWVSHQDKIMKDKMINYLSSPKISSSITDSLIVPSSIDLFRTYRSILSQTLELLEGNNNENTDDNKNGNSNSILLTLAIFFNKWLTEYSIKILNPLILPDNIEIPNKLECSKYTVLLINTTDYVSTTISQLEDKLSEFSSSPDRISHVFEKTKNTYNDLLARATNLLIYRVIAQDISFVWKEFNNVDWIHVRMEDYSRYMTTLRDTLITPDSRDDNTDDNDHETKRTTLEYIISLFNRDVYKWNFLDKIIELIANDFITRIIKLLEPQTPFLITNTNVIKKRKYDVQHTITIGEQLLLDIELLKFTLHSLSNCIVNDRSDVKTSSSMTISTSRKRFENHVDVNVEQLLSFVKLLVAPLNSPDDYFETYRRLCPNNNRNIIWAYCFVLKGVEWDLPLWKNYFSSFHLGLVEEVAPEEGNRGDQEKKQEKTNHATNKYFIFQWNKKLLFDFERNLLQINEPNWVNFIRNDLNIKSPPQTTNSRAAMSNRGRPETFRGSEDQETKKPLSVKDLMSTTRFFNRGL